Proteins co-encoded in one Psychromonas sp. L1A2 genomic window:
- a CDS encoding alpha-ketoglutarate-dependent dioxygenase AlkB family protein encodes MTLSLFDDEPPIQLINSDGMVTCWQQLLLEDDASALFAELLNSPIWRQESITIYDHRHLQPRLTAWFGDYGVSAEGGYQKLYETVEFTPKLLSLKTKIETMTGYRFNCVLANLYRDGQDSVGYHADNERILGENPVIASYSLGDTRRFILKHNQDKLQKLTCELQHNSLLLMHGALQHHWQHCITKTQRSVAVRVNLTFRLIKPL; translated from the coding sequence ATGACTTTGTCCCTTTTTGACGATGAACCACCGATTCAACTTATTAACAGTGATGGCATGGTTACCTGTTGGCAGCAATTATTATTAGAGGATGACGCTTCAGCGCTATTTGCTGAATTGTTAAATTCGCCAATTTGGCGACAGGAGTCAATAACCATTTATGATCACCGTCACTTACAACCGCGTTTAACCGCTTGGTTTGGGGATTACGGTGTTAGTGCTGAGGGTGGTTATCAAAAGTTATATGAAACAGTTGAGTTCACTCCAAAATTGCTATCGTTGAAAACAAAAATAGAAACTATGACGGGATATCGCTTTAATTGTGTACTTGCAAACTTATATCGAGATGGACAAGATTCAGTGGGTTACCATGCTGATAATGAGAGAATATTAGGAGAAAATCCTGTGATAGCGTCATACAGTTTGGGAGATACTCGTCGTTTTATATTAAAACATAATCAAGATAAACTTCAAAAATTGACTTGCGAACTTCAACATAACAGTTTGTTGCTAATGCATGGTGCGTTACAACATCATTGGCAACACTGTATTACTAAAACACAACGCAGTGTAGCAGTTAGAGTCAACCTCACTTTTAGGCTAATTAAACCGCTTTAA
- the arfA gene encoding alternative ribosome rescue factor ArfA produces MAKHNKKVKAQALTLNSVPKQTDLARGTINHSAMAALVTSKIFCMRVVKAKKGKGSFNRKTKHSNQKCYQIAA; encoded by the coding sequence ATGGCTAAACACAACAAAAAGGTTAAAGCACAAGCGTTAACCCTAAACTCAGTACCAAAACAAACTGACCTAGCACGTGGTACGATTAACCACTCAGCAATGGCGGCGTTAGTTACCAGTAAAATTTTTTGTATGAGAGTCGTTAAAGCGAAAAAAGGCAAAGGTTCGTTTAACCGTAAAACAAAACACTCTAACCAAAAGTGTTATCAAATAGCAGCTTAA
- the nhaD gene encoding sodium:proton antiporter NhaD produces the protein MTTKIEGAEGVIHAVDLAVRPFGWLLLTIFVVGYYFIAAEEKYHINKAKPALFTGTFMFMLLGGYYAVNGLDFRAFDTEIAHLILEIAEIFFFLFVAMTFIEALIERNVFDALKEKLLKSGFNYKKLFWVTGLLAFFISPVADNLTTALILSTVLITIEKNNKAFLIPAAINIVVAANAGGAWSPFGDITTLMAWSAGKGTFIDFLFLFPSAVIGWGITAFLLSRFVPEGAPEKIEGAEPVKIHKGGKVIIGLGIFTIASAVLGKQLMHLPPMWGMLFGLSLLQLYAYTLKKYHKNDIQIYKSVSKVENDTLLFFFGILAAVGALHFAGFLNHAAKLYTLFDPMYVNMGVGFLSAIVDNVPVMSAVLKSSPDIPLAQWMLVTLTAGVGGSMISFGSAAGVGVMGKLKGIYTFSAHMKYSWTIVIGYFASVAVWYIQFEVLGLYIKPTVQAIAGH, from the coding sequence ATGACCACAAAAATAGAAGGCGCAGAAGGTGTAATTCATGCTGTTGACTTAGCCGTTAGACCATTTGGTTGGCTATTATTGACCATATTCGTTGTTGGATATTACTTTATTGCAGCGGAAGAAAAATACCATATCAACAAAGCTAAACCCGCCCTGTTCACTGGCACATTTATGTTTATGTTACTCGGTGGATATTACGCAGTAAACGGATTAGATTTTAGAGCATTCGATACTGAAATTGCACATCTTATATTAGAGATTGCAGAAATATTCTTCTTTTTATTCGTTGCAATGACTTTCATCGAAGCGCTCATTGAAAGGAATGTATTTGATGCGTTAAAAGAAAAACTCTTAAAATCAGGGTTTAATTATAAAAAACTGTTTTGGGTAACAGGCCTTCTGGCGTTCTTTATATCACCCGTCGCAGATAACTTAACAACCGCCCTTATTCTTTCAACTGTATTAATCACTATAGAAAAGAACAACAAAGCATTTCTTATCCCTGCCGCCATTAATATCGTTGTAGCAGCAAATGCTGGTGGTGCTTGGTCTCCATTTGGTGATATTACTACATTAATGGCGTGGTCAGCAGGTAAAGGTACATTCATTGACTTCTTGTTCCTATTTCCATCAGCTGTTATTGGTTGGGGCATTACAGCGTTCTTACTGTCTCGATTTGTACCAGAAGGTGCTCCTGAAAAAATTGAAGGAGCAGAACCCGTTAAGATTCACAAAGGTGGTAAAGTCATTATTGGCCTAGGTATTTTCACCATTGCATCAGCAGTATTAGGTAAACAACTCATGCATTTACCACCAATGTGGGGCATGTTATTTGGCCTTTCATTATTACAACTTTACGCATACACACTTAAAAAATATCATAAAAATGATATTCAAATTTATAAGTCTGTTTCAAAAGTTGAAAATGACACCTTGTTATTCTTCTTTGGTATCTTAGCAGCGGTGGGCGCACTTCACTTTGCAGGTTTCTTAAACCACGCAGCTAAACTTTATACATTATTTGATCCTATGTACGTCAACATGGGTGTCGGCTTTTTATCAGCGATTGTTGATAACGTACCTGTGATGTCTGCCGTCTTAAAGTCATCACCAGATATTCCATTAGCACAATGGATGCTGGTGACATTAACGGCAGGTGTAGGGGGTAGCATGATATCTTTCGGTTCTGCTGCAGGTGTTGGCGTAATGGGCAAGCTAAAAGGTATTTATACATTTAGTGCCCACATGAAGTACTCGTGGACAATCGTCATCGGTTATTTTGCTTCAGTAGCCGTTTGGTATATCCAATTCGAAGTGCTTGGGCTTTATATTAAACCAACCGTTCAAGCGATTGCGGGACATTGA